CAGATTGCTAGTTTATCTGTACCATTGCATACATTTAAATTAGCATGAATGAAAATAGAGTGTTGGTGGCGTTTGTTTAAAACAGAGGTGAGGCTTGACTGACATCTGAGATAGTTGCCAGGCAATTTAAAAACGGTTTTATTGACATGTTTAACGCAGACAAGTGGTTGTGCAACACAACTCCACCTCAAGCACAGGTTTAAACATATCCAGTGTTTCCTGTACAATTTTAGCACCAGGGGGACGATTtgattaaactattttttatttttagtaaggTGCTACTGCTAGATCACAACCAAAGCTTTTTAATCTTGACTTTCTAGTGAACCACATCTATAAACTATAAACTATTAGGCAAAATAATTAGCCTCATACCAGTATTTGTGTTACTTACATTAGATTACTAATACCACttgggctgcacgattatgcccaaaattataattgtatcacgattataatcacaattatttattatctcAAAAAATATCAGTTTTTTTACATGACTTTTTGACAAACATGTGTAAAGTTtgcagtgcaaaatgaagctttaaataacaattatactaaaaaaatatatactaaaaaatgctaaataaacaaataaaccgATAATTTAAAATTTACCggctaacaaaataaatacattattactgAGTGCAGAGCCCGTATTTTGAATGTAAATATTCCCAACGCTCAGATTAATTTAGTTGTAATCACGAGTAAAATTTGATTACATTTTCTGCCCTAGTTTCAACTTAACAAACAAACTTATATTTATGATGAAAGTGGGTGTTTCAAATGAACTAGAATGCTTTGTGTTAGGAAAGCAATGGcttagtttgttttgtttgttgcatttttatttattgtggggttttttttctactaGCTCAATATATgtattacatactgtatttgttgTGAATTGAAGCTTAGATTCTAGTTGTCATTACAAAGTGTAACTTGAAGAATATTCTTTAAGGAGATTTTTTAGTACTTAAAACGTTGTGTTTATCTTTTACCGAACAGGATCTCTATTACTTAGAATATGCCGTTGGTGTTGGATCAAGTCAAATTCACTGAGTTGTGTTTAGTGAACAAAGAGATCcttaacatatttaaacaaaGTCTTTTATCGTAAACACACTGCTTATTCTAACATTAACTCTCCTACAGTCGAGGGAAATGTTCTGTCTTGTCATGTGTTGGGAGAAGATTGAGTCGATCAGCAGGTAGCAGCAGGCAGTGGAAGGCCGAAAGCATTTACACTAATAGGCTCTACCATGCACTGTAATCCTCAGGGTTTAAAGGTAGAGGGAAGACCAGTCCTCAGCGAGTGTACATAATAAATCAAATGCACAAATGTCAGTTTCCTACAGTTTGTATAAAATCTTGTGCTTTGGGGTTTGTTTTTGCTCAGAATGTGCATTGGCCCGTGGCTGTCTCTTAGAGCTACTGACTTAAGCCAAACACCAATTAGGGACACATGATATAAAGTTTTAACGTATCTCTCCTTAGATTTGTAGACCATTGATCACCAGTAATAAAACAGGCTTTGGATTTCAAACCACATTTCTGAGTATGGTTTCTCTCTAACTTGCTCCCTGTTTGTCCAGTCCTCATGTTGGCCCTGGCTCTGTGTGTTTATTCTGCCATGTGGGTGTGGCATTATGACTCACAGCATTGGTGTGTGTTTCCACTCCGTGGTTAGTTTTGGTTGGCAGTATGCAAAGGAGAGGCTTTTCGGGCCAGTTGACATTTTTTCTAATGTAGATTTGAACGTTCAGAATCACGCTGCTGTGCCTTTGTTCTTGTCGGGTTTTTTTCTCAATTGTAAGTGAGTCACTTCCTTCTGTGAGCAAGACAGCATCACGACTCTATGAAGGactgttggttttgttttgctgaACATGATGCTTTGCACATTGACAAACAGGCAGGATATTTCCCCTCCTCCAGTATGGATTTGATGCCAAATGGCCCTTAAGGCTTGTTTGATTATAAAAGAATTTCTATGctgcaaataaattaaacacacattttcttGTAGCAACTGACATGCAATTGTTTATTGATCTTGTTTTATTAGACTTGTATACTGTTATTACTCACCTCCGCTCTGTTTGTTTCCTCCCCCACCCCACTCGTCCCTCCTGTTTCTCAGCTCTAGCTACTCCAAAGCGGCCCTAGAGTTTGAGAAGAAGAACCAAATGGATCCTGTGTACGATTCACCAAGGATGTCACGAAGAAGCCTGCGTTTGAGGAACCGTGCCGGTTTTCATAGAGACGAAAGCCAGGTTGATAACTCCCAAAATTATGGAAGCGGCTACGTCCCCACCAGCAGAGAGACACGGTGAGAACAAAGTTGTAAATGTCACAATGCTTGGCATTTTATAGATTACCCATTAGTTGCATGTGTATTGTTTGAGCCATCAAGTGTCAGCTTGACTAACAAGCTGACTTCTGACAGTTCCTGTTGAGATGACATTCAGTATGGACGGTCTAATGTCCGATAAAAGTATAAAACTTTGGCTTAAATGGAATTGTTGGGTTTATTCTATTTTGTAGGTTCATCGAAGTGTAGTTTAAATGTGGTTCAAgcacattggccctcatttatcaaccgttcatACCTTCAGATCTGAGCGTGAGATGTGCCTTTGACCATACGTAAGCTTCATTATTTATCAACTCAGAAGTGATTGTACGCTGCGATCAGATCGCACGCCAGGTCTGACCTCGTGtacgcaaatctgagtgtgtggatttgagGTTCAGCACAGCAACATCTGACTGAGACTAAacataaagtattaaacaagcctcagctgtcatttaagcataaacacacatttagaaCAGATTTAATGgattattaaaatgaattaaactaattaaaaataatctaaaaaagcCCATGTTATGACTTAcaccacttttttggttttcctttcatGGAAATAACCCCACTATTAAGCTCTGCTACCGTCCGAGCAAGAGCGCATAGGTTCACCCAGTGCACATGCACAGGACGCGCTGCTATGCTCTATCTTGGAGAATATGGTCCTATTTCCTCCGTGCAGCACAGTTGTAGGGAGTAAAtaggacctcattcatgcttttaaatgtaaattgttCCTTAAACTTTACCAAATGCACTGACATAATAAACATTGACAAGGGACATTTcgtcatttttaaggcttttttttagcGTTTtgattaatttcttttaatgtgatatttattgcctgAAGCGTGCAGACTGAGattgatataaacataatatCCGCGTGTGTATCCAGGATCCCTGCTGTGAAATTGTTTTTAGCGCACACGGGGGCAGATGTTAcctgatcctcttccacagagcgtttaaatgtgcttctttaattacagttttcacatgttcaaaaagcacatctttatTTTGTTCCACCTAAGATGTGAGGATGccaattttcatcttggaaaaccttttcttgtttgacctcagtgggcggggcctctgaaACAGGAgtgcgtaacatgttaatgacgatcaaattcagccgctgcatttatcaacacctgatcatttgtacgcGGGGATTGGTCAGATGCGAATGTTTCACGTTGGTCCTGTTGTACCACCAAATGTGCACTCAAGATTTGCACtcgttttcacgcaaggttgataaatgagggccagtgCGAGAGCTCACACTACATCAAAACTGACAGCATTTTAACAGCAACattgtgtcttttgttgtcaGGGTGCACTGGAACACTACTTCCAGCTCTGCTACTCTATCCTCGAATCAACGTGCTACCCCGAGGATGAACCTCTCGTTTTCAGCTGCCAGCACCCCAATTAGGGGCAACTACACAGAGACTGACCAGTCCCACTTGATACAACAAACCGTTACCACAGGGACCGTCAATGAACAACAGGGTCAGTGAAATGCAAAAGTTTTAGAAGTATATATCAATATGTCTTGTGTAACATGCAGATAATTAACCAAATTTTGACAACTCGTATACATTAAAGGCACACAGTGGACTTTTTGTCCTagagagttgacccatatgaggcACTTGAAagtatcaatgctctgagcagggcttccctcttgaaaatCTGTCCATGTAATTTTGGAGAGATGGACcctctttggccaggtcatgtgacctgctTCACACCCCAGCCCCACTGACCCAGCTCTTAGAGCCAATCCTGatcccaaagttacaggtcatCTACTgcctgcatacacaatcaaaagacaagggaggctggcccgactgactgactgttgattttgacagtgctgcggcgcttgtggccactagggaaagttacaggtctagcaccTCTCGTggtcaaaagttacacagtgtgccttacaggagttgttttatttattctttttgaaagtttaaaatgttgTCGCCATTGcaaatgaaaaatacataaataggtTATTTGAAATTGTGAGAAAAGGATGATGTGCATAAAGAAAGTAATGCTCCTAATCACTGCACTCTTCAGACCACTATGCCTTCCACAACCCCTCAAGTGTCAACGGGAACACCAGCGTGTCACAATCTCCCTTGTCAATGAACGGCTACATGTGCAGAAACTGCTTGCTAAACTCTCAAGAAACGGACTCCTGCTACACGCAATCTTCATCACAGGCAAGATCATCGCAAGCAGCAGAAACGGGCGCCGATTTCctttcttcatcatcctcacccTTCACAAGCATATACACCAGAGACAGGCGTCTGAAGAAagctggtaaaaaaaacaaaacaccttGGATTAAATCACACTGattattttgttacatttaactcactcagtgccattgacgagataatttgtcatttcaaatccaaacgctcagtgccattgacgagataactcatcATTTGCGGTTATTCACgaggattactagaaaacactctggcggaggtccctcatcagtatctaagctgtggggtgttgtagtgaccaactgtgccctgaagatggcagcagtacacctttagatgagagattagccactgatgctaccattacctaaggaggaagaagcaggaacgaatGAGTTTATGGCGCTatggagtgatattgtgaagtatccagcagctcacagcaccacatactaacacagaacatgtatggacatgagtagattattgataatgttgcgatggtgagataaaaccattaaCTAAcagggctaaacgggtcattgcTGCGTGTTGGGAGGAGGGAGGTGGGAGGGGGgctacaaaatacccccagcctgtgagccagataacaaaataataggtgacacgtaggagATAGtggcgcacctttggatgagagatcatctgTGCTCAGCAGAACTAAGGGGGAGAgtaggaaaggcgtttacgagacagaaaatggcgctatgtacaagagttgacgttcccagcagcgcacactggaccaaagcatgtgtggaactcatggatagtgtggcaatGGTGAGATAAGACGataaaaaaaacggggaacgcagtgactcTCTgaatgtccgggaggaagaggaagttgcatATGTGCagactgacaggagagaaacttggaggaatgccaaaatacagtaagaaatctattcaaatctgacccagatagcaaaatgataataattttgccatcaaaagcccggtctcagtgtttttttttttttatatataaggaaacaatgttcagatgttagagttgtcactaaagcaaaaataatagctttaaagtcactgacagggttttttttaggctgttttctcagctttttgctctgaaactgaagatttgtgtataacttgctctattcaactgctgattacaaaagaacgaaacaagccaggAACAAATTCTTTtctttgatgaaagtagaggcttcaatctttcagatggtgtcagatttcaggtAGTCATAGCAGAAAtaattctgtgggtctttaaaatcagtcaaaatgctcaaaaacgtctggcactgaggggggtagaaaatctgaaaatggctggcactgaatgagttaacgtATGCAGAGTGAAATGTTTTATAAGACTATAAAAATGACTATATTTTGGTTATGATGTTAAAGCTTGTGATGGTTGTGTTGCTCCAGGTTTCTTGGGAACAGTTTCAAATGGGTGTGCGCGCTGTTGCAAGCAAGCTATGGCTTCTGTCGTGTCGTTATTCATCACAATTTGCAGCTATGCGTTCTGGGTTGGTTCAAAGGTCAGGAGCCAATCAGAAAAAGGTATTCATAAAGGTAAACATTTCTCCTCATTTTTAAAcgtctgttttcattcagtcgtCTTGAGGACTTCTAGAGATGTTGATTTAAAACCTATTTGGGCGGCAGTTGCTCAGTCCGTAGGGACATAGGTTGGGAACCGGAGGGTCGCCGATTTAAGTCCCGGTGCGGACCAAAATgcggaagttgttctggtagccgGGGTAGGTGCCAGGACACTTCTCGAGCActgccgaggtgcccttgagcaaggcgttgaaccccaacactgctcttgTGCGCTCCCTTCATAGTAAAAGTAGTCCCgctctgacatctctccattaatgcatgtccacaggtcctgtttgtgcatgtgtgtaattcgggcctatgtgtgtgagaagcatgtccctagAATAAGAGTGTAAAAACCcaaatttccccctgggattattaaagtaGCCCAAATTTTATCTAAATCTACAGTTTTTGACATTTGTATATGTTGCTGGAACTGTTCACATGATGAGTGTTTAAATTTGGTGTGAATTGTTTTTCCCTTAATACATTCACCTCTTTATAATCCTGTCACCATATTTAACTGTGAAGGTTTTCTCGAATTTTATTGTCAAAACAGGcgtgtgttttttaaaactcaGTGTGTGGCCTGGTGTGTTGTCAGGTATTTTTACATCGTTTATGGACACGGTAAGACGAGCCGGGTCTTCCAGTGTGTCTCACCTGTGGATGTTAAAGCAGAGCACTCTCCACAGGATGCTGGGCCACAGGGCTAATGACTATGAAGGACAAGGTACTTGCTGTCACAGCAAAGGTCAGAGGTCGTCGCCCATGGCCTTTCATGCGTCCCGTCTTTATAAATAACACTTTCAGCCTCACTTTCTCCTCTGTCTGAGCTCCAGCACCTGTCTTGTGTATAGGGTCAGAGATGCATGTTATTGGGATTAATACGGTACTTTTATTTAGTGTCTGTTTCTCTTCCAGCTCATCCAGCTGTTTCTTCCTCTTTCATCTTAACtttctagagcaggggtgtcaaactcaatttaattcaggggccaaatacagaccaatTTAAtcccaagtgggccacagatttcatcATTCACGTggcttagtttgcacttccacgtataccGTATTAGTATTTAAAAGTATgcaaggcaccgacaatatccaatcaataagtgacagatatcagtccatgCAGGatcttaaatttccttgatttttgtgaccaatttgtatttatttggggaataatttgaggaaaattgtaggatttttgaaatattgattGTTCTTGTAACAATTTGAAGTTCAAAATAATTGCCATCATATGATACTCTGTAATCATGGGGAAAATGTGCAGTTTCATTGAACTTGTGTATATAGAGCTACTGAGATAGCTATAATTGAATTAGTTACACAAGGATTCatgttttcattgtcatttttttaactttctcctgtgaGCCGAGttgggagctttaaagggctggatttggcctccgggccttgagtttgacacatatgttCTAGAGGATCTACTTCCACAAACGTGTTGAGTAGTTCATAGGCATTTAGAACACTTTAAACTATGATTCTTTTCACAGAAGCCTGAATATCATTTAACCCTTCCTTTCTATTTCTAACCGTATGCGTTTCGACCTGTTTTCATGCCTTTCTTTACTCATCTCTCATCGAGGCACAGATCTTCTCAGCTTGCATCTTGTATTCATCAGAACTTTTTTTGCCGTCGCTACTTTCTTAAACCATGTGTTCTTCTTATACAAAcacagttgttttgtgtatgttgcaGCACACTCCAGCTTCTGCGGAAGCATGAATGTGAAGGAGCTGATGAAGCAAGATGAATCTCATCTCAATCTCAATGGCTCTTTGTGTAAGAACACGTTACTCAAAGACAAATATCCAGCTGGCCGATTTATActcactcgtgtgtgtgtgtgtagatgtgattGACAGAAGGGATTATATGTCAAGCAGAGGCTGCATGAGTGGCTTTTTCTGGTCCGCAGCCTGTTGACCTCTAGGACCCGCAGATGTGACGTTTTCTCCTTTTAACGCTAAGAGAAAAGCTGCACATGCTATAACCTAATCACTGTTTTTCTACTGAAAGTTGAAGAAGGAAAGTTAAAGTTATGGATGTCAACGCAAAAAGCTGCTTGATGTTGAAGGACACACCGTGCTTTTTGcctgcttattttgttttaactcgcaatttatttcataattaatttgtaaaatttAATAGATTCTTTGTTCAGAATCGAATTTTTACACGTTCGTTAACATATTaggggtttttttgtgtctgaTCTTGCTTGCCGACATAAACAGGTGATGACTGTAAAGGGAAGCAGTTCTCTCAGACACACTCCATCCACGCGCAGTCGTCCAGGTTTCACCGCCTGGGACACACCTTATGGAGCTCCCTACCTAGTACAGGTTAATCAATACTTTGTcctaataatgatgataatctgtaggggtgtcccgatccgatattgatatcagatatcggtccgatatcagccagaaaacgaatattggattttatcggactgcatctaaaatctccgatatataatattattatatttattcaattgtagaatactgtagatattatgttgaaggttaaaatgtatgtaaccaattggttaataataaatgggtcagtttttctcatacctactattgctgactattgttctctgagtaacatcacttgattaagccttttctaacattccacactacaaaataagtcataaaagtatgtatgattcgtgctgatttCATATTGGATCGATATTGGTATTGGCCATTACTCAAGGCTACACAattggtattgtatcggaagtgaaaaagttgtatcgggacatctctaatAATTTGTGTAAACAGTACACATTACAAATGGGTAAATATTTCAAGCTTGTTCTcgttgcaatttttttcttgcCGCTTACTGTATATTGACTTTTGGATGCCCCTGCTGTGTTTGTGTCTTCCATGTGATTGTCTCTGCCAACCAACTTCTTATGTGACTCATTTGTGCCTAGGGCTGGGATCAGGCGTGGGATATGTTGGACACAGTTTACTGGCAGTGCTCTGGACACTTTTTGCTTTTCCAGGTAACAGTTTGGTCTTTTCTACCCAGAAATGTTCATCTTCAGTTTACACTTTGCCTCTTCAAAGTAATCTtgatatatttcaaatttctctctacttaaataaataatttaaacttCAACAGTGGCTGCTGTCAGGAAAGTTTTCTGGCTACTCGCAACAGGATGGTATGGGCTGGTATATCTCATGTCTGCCCTCAACGTCTTCTTTTTGACACGGTGAGAATCTCTACACATTAACACACgtatattttattatgaatgcactgaaatgaaaacCGCAAATGGTAAAACCAAGGTAGAAAACTGAAAATTGCAAGTTATTAGTCCAattgcatttctggctctgaatgtgtactaacctcactaaaattaaaacatttcaattgtATAAATGactattaatgcttcaaagaatattCTAACAATGTACAATTTAATATAAAAGTTTGACTTGACTTCACTCAtatgttaaataataatgttcagGCCTATAATTGACTAAGCTGCTGAAAGAGtctaattaaatatgttctctcattaaaacacaaattgcATTTAGGTTCTTGGTGAAGATCAGCTTCTGAGAACCGAAAATGTACTTTTGGGCCATTCTCAGCCGAGAATGTGGCTGGAATTTTGGTGCCTCactatattttatcatttaaagttCAACCAGAATTTATCCTCCCTTTAGAATTAGTTTGAACCTTTTCCTATTGAAGCTGTAACATGTCTATGAGAGTGTGGATTGAAGTAAGACTTAGCTTACATGTAGGTTTTTTCACTTTAGGTTAATTTGTACATTAGGTCAAAACTTTAGCTTTTAGGATTCTTAGAATGACACAATTTTTTGATTTCCACATCTTTCccgtttttgttttaaagacgTTTCAATAATTTAATGGATCTTTCTGACCTTCCTTCTCTGATTTGAGTAATAACCTTCTCTATGACTCTGTGTTTCAGAATCCTTCCCAAACTGTGGATCCTCCTGTGGCTTCTCTTACCCCTGCTGCTCTTTTTGGGTGAGTTTGAGAACCTGCAGCATCTCACTGCTTCACATCAGATTATAATGCAGTGAACGCAGAGGAAAGCTGGTGGTGTAGAAGTCGGTGATATAATCAGCAAACACCCCCTGTGTGGGCAGATGGTTATGCTTGAGATTTGTCATGATCATTTCTCTGGTGCAGTTTAGTTTTTTAGCTGTATACAATAAAGAAGCAATAAGGCAATTTAAATTCTTAAATTATGTGTTAAAAAgcttaaaatctgttttataaaTAGATATGCTGCTAGTTATGATGTGTGTCTCCTGTTTAAGACTGAGTTTAATGAATGACTATTATCTGAGTGAACATTATGATTGCTAAGTTTGTGTATCTTCTCCTTGTAGCTTTATGGCTGTGGGGTCCATCCCTTGCCTTCCTTTCTTCATTTCCAAGTACCACCTCTGTTCCTCTTCCTGTCCCAGGGTCAgataatacaataaacaggaatcCAGCCACCCCAGCCTCACAAGTGCCGGTAAAAGCAATGACCTATTTCCAGagaaaagtgacattttgcTAAAATAAGATTTGTGATTTGTGCTGTAAAACTGAAGTGGCAAAGTTTCTCCTTCTTTTCCAACAGCCAATTCGTCTCCCTGAGACGGTTTCTGCTTTGGACTTGGAGCGTCTTAAGCACATGGAGCATCAGCTTGCCCAGTTATTTGAGCGAATCCATCACAGGGACCAGAGAGAAGAGCAGCTCCACACACCGACGGACAAGCAGAGCCTGGGTCTGTGGGTGTCCTCCCTGCTGGAGCAGAAGATTAAGCTGCTGCGTGGAGAGCTGGACCAGGAGAACACTCTCAGAGTTCAGGTAAGAACAAGAAGATCCACACTCACTGCTCAAATATTGGTTTGAATTAGCGAGTATTTGTTTGGGTGATTTCTTTGTTTGATTCCTCACAGAGTGTAGAGGAACGACTCCAACAGGGTCAGGCTGCTCGACTGGCAGATGTAGAGCTGCTTATCAAAGCGCTTTCTGACAAAACAGAGGTATGTACAGCAGATTTACAACTATACCACTGAAGACCGGAGCCTGCTGACTTTAGTATAGCCTTACATCTAAATTTAGATGTAAAAATGGTTTCTTATTATGcagtaatttgtgtgtttttagggccCGAGCACTGAAGGCCCTATTgttcctttttattattattattattattattattattattctgacaCTTTACTTGGGTTTTTGAGGCCCTTCCCGGCGGTGCAGATTCATGAAATTTGGCAGGAATGTATAGTTTGGTGAAAAATCTAAAGTGTAGTTTATTGATGCAATGTCAGGACTCATTAGCGCCACCTAGCGTTTATAACTTTCCACTGGTTTGAACTAGATGGCATTTAGTAGGTATATGCATTGGACCATGACtagcaaaaatgtaaaagaGAACTAAAATCTAAATTCAACAGGAAGTCTGCAATTTTGAATTTAGCAGGCCAAATTTGGcacttttattcagtttttggcCAAAACACACGAATTTCTCATAGTGTTCAAAAGTTTTTGAACCATGGCACACCTAATGAATTCAAGAACGTTTCACTGCAAATGGATAAACAAGATTTTATACTTACTTACACAATATTTGTGCTGAAAGCCAACCatactaaattaaaatacagcAATATTGTATACAACCCACCGTACGATATATGTGA
The Gouania willdenowi chromosome 8, fGouWil2.1, whole genome shotgun sequence genome window above contains:
- the sun1b gene encoding SUN domain-containing protein 1 isoform X1 — translated: MSAFDQSILSLPSSLLQYKERRMTMDFSQLHSYTPPECDPDNTGYTYALSSSYSKAALEFEKKNQMDPVYDSPRMSRRSLRLRNRAGFHRDESQVDNSQNYGSGYVPTSRETRVHWNTTSSSATLSSNQRATPRMNLSFSAASTPIRGNYTETDQSHLIQQTVTTGTVNEQQDHYAFHNPSSVNGNTSVSQSPLSMNGYMCRNCLLNSQETDSCYTQSSSQARSSQAAETGADFLSSSSSPFTSIYTRDRRLKKAGFLGTVSNGCARCCKQAMASVVSLFITICSYAFWVGSKVRSQSEKGIHKGIFTSFMDTVRRAGSSSVSHLWMLKQSTLHRMLGHRANDYEGQGTCCHSKAHSSFCGSMNVKELMKQDESHLNLNGSLCDDCKGKQFSQTHSIHAQSSRFHRLGHTLWSSLPSTGLGSGVGYVGHSLLAVLWTLFAFPVAAVRKVFWLLATGWYGLVYLMSALNVFFLTRILPKLWILLWLLLPLLLFLALWLWGPSLAFLSSFPSTTSVPLPVPGSDNTINRNPATPASQVPPIRLPETVSALDLERLKHMEHQLAQLFERIHHRDQREEQLHTPTDKQSLGLWVSSLLEQKIKLLRGELDQENTLRVQSVEERLQQGQAARLADVELLIKALSDKTEEVQQKQQQFEHKAQKQEEEVVTSSADTLSVSEGVKQKEHDALLVEVQRLELELGKIRHDLQGVMGCKGKCEQLDTLQETITSQVTAQMRKQLQALFFDNTGSGEEQREVPESLILWLSQRYVTTPDLQASLAALEQSILRKISLQLEQSRAQTSDKTEFEAEYIVQKVTGTVQHTTTAEGLSEEHVKLIVQNALKLYSQDQIGLVDYALESAGGSILSTRCSETYETKTALMSLFGLPLWYFSQSPRVAIQPDVYPGNCWAFKGSQGYLVIRLSMNIVPSSFSVEHIPKSLSLTGKIASAPRDFTVYGLDDESQEEGKLLGQYTYQEDGESLQTFNVEEQSKAFQIIEVRVLSNWGHPDYTCLYRFRVHGKPSSQ
- the sun1b gene encoding SUN domain-containing protein 1 isoform X6 is translated as MWSPPCTLQKCLDKVYIRVFLSSSYSKAALEFEKKNQMDPVYDSPRMSRRSLRLRNRAGFHRDESQVDNSQNYGSGYVPTSRETRVHWNTTSSSATLSSNQRATPRMNLSFSAASTPIRGNYTETDQSHLIQQTVTTGTVNEQQDHYAFHNPSSVNGNTSVSQSPLSMNGYMCRNCLLNSQETDSCYTQSSSQARSSQAAETGADFLSSSSSPFTSIYTRDRRLKKAGFLGTVSNGCARCCKQAMASVVSLFITICSYAFWVGSKVRSQSEKGIHKGIFTSFMDTVRRAGSSSVSHLWMLKQSTLHRMLGHRANDYEGQGTCCHSKAHSSFCGSMNVKELMKQDESHLNLNGSLCDDCKGKQFSQTHSIHAQSSRFHRLGHTLWSSLPSTGLGSGVGYVGHSLLAVLWTLFAFPVAAVRKVFWLLATGWYGLVYLMSALNVFFLTRILPKLWILLWLLLPLLLFLALWLWGPSLAFLSSFPSTTSVPLPVPGSDNTINRNPATPASQVPPIRLPETVSALDLERLKHMEHQLAQLFERIHHRDQREEQLHTPTDKQSLGLWVSSLLEQKIKLLRGELDQENTLRVQSVEERLQQGQAARLADVELLIKALSDKTEEVQQKQQQFEHKAQKQEEEVVTSSADTLSVSEGVKQKEHDALLVEVQRLELELGKIRHDLQGVMGCKGKCEQLDTLQETITSQVTAQMRKQLQALFFDNTGSGEEQREVPESLILWLSQRYVTTPDLQASLAALEQSILRKISLQLEQSRAQTSDKTEFEAEYIVQKVTGTVQHTTTAEGLSEEHVKLIVQNALKLYSQDQIGLVDYALESAGGSILSTRCSETYETKTALMSLFGLPLWYFSQSPRVAIQPDVYPGNCWAFKGSQGYLVIRLSMNIVPSSFSVEHIPKSLSLTGKIASAPRDFTVYGLDDESQEEGKLLGQYTYQEDGESLQTFNVEEQSKAFQIIEVRVLSNWGHPDYTCLYRFRVHGKPSSQ
- the sun1b gene encoding SUN domain-containing protein 1 isoform X2; its protein translation is MFSVSDQPEAKMQEEYKERRMTMDFSQLHSYTPPECDPDNTGYTYALSSSYSKAALEFEKKNQMDPVYDSPRMSRRSLRLRNRAGFHRDESQVDNSQNYGSGYVPTSRETRVHWNTTSSSATLSSNQRATPRMNLSFSAASTPIRGNYTETDQSHLIQQTVTTGTVNEQQDHYAFHNPSSVNGNTSVSQSPLSMNGYMCRNCLLNSQETDSCYTQSSSQARSSQAAETGADFLSSSSSPFTSIYTRDRRLKKAGFLGTVSNGCARCCKQAMASVVSLFITICSYAFWVGSKVRSQSEKGIHKGIFTSFMDTVRRAGSSSVSHLWMLKQSTLHRMLGHRANDYEGQGTCCHSKAHSSFCGSMNVKELMKQDESHLNLNGSLCDDCKGKQFSQTHSIHAQSSRFHRLGHTLWSSLPSTGLGSGVGYVGHSLLAVLWTLFAFPVAAVRKVFWLLATGWYGLVYLMSALNVFFLTRILPKLWILLWLLLPLLLFLALWLWGPSLAFLSSFPSTTSVPLPVPGSDNTINRNPATPASQVPPIRLPETVSALDLERLKHMEHQLAQLFERIHHRDQREEQLHTPTDKQSLGLWVSSLLEQKIKLLRGELDQENTLRVQSVEERLQQGQAARLADVELLIKALSDKTEEVQQKQQQFEHKAQKQEEEVVTSSADTLSVSEGVKQKEHDALLVEVQRLELELGKIRHDLQGVMGCKGKCEQLDTLQETITSQVTAQMRKQLQALFFDNTGSGEEQREVPESLILWLSQRYVTTPDLQASLAALEQSILRKISLQLEQSRAQTSDKTEFEAEYIVQKVTGTVQHTTTAEGLSEEHVKLIVQNALKLYSQDQIGLVDYALESAGGSILSTRCSETYETKTALMSLFGLPLWYFSQSPRVAIQPDVYPGNCWAFKGSQGYLVIRLSMNIVPSSFSVEHIPKSLSLTGKIASAPRDFTVYGLDDESQEEGKLLGQYTYQEDGESLQTFNVEEQSKAFQIIEVRVLSNWGHPDYTCLYRFRVHGKPSSQ